Below is a genomic region from Dioscorea cayenensis subsp. rotundata cultivar TDr96_F1 chromosome 14, TDr96_F1_v2_PseudoChromosome.rev07_lg8_w22 25.fasta, whole genome shotgun sequence.
TCACCgcccaatatttattttactaattcacaACATCTACAAGGCGGAACAAGTTCTTTTCATGATACTCATGAAACCGAATTCAGCCAGTACGGGCGATCCAGTGGAGACGGTGAGGGTGACGATAGTGTCAACTTTGGGGAAGACACTGAAGCAAGtgtcactacaacaaaaaacactTATTGTGACATTTTTAAAGTAACATTTTTGTCAAATGTCACTACAAACCATTAAAATGACTTTTAAACGataattgtaataaatgttggtatgcttttatttattcttacatttataatgacatttctacttatagtcacaaaaggtttttattttgcgatattttttaagattttagctacattgaaagaaatgacagtacaatattattttttaaaacgtTTGTTATGACCCATGTAACAAATATCATAATCCAATATGACTTAAATTGCATTAATTTATTAGGATATATTTGAAAGCACCATTTTAAGTTaggatatgtatatatctatattaaaaaaataaaaacgataatttaaaattgaaaaaaaaaagtgctatttaagggaaaaataaaagcatcaatattttaattttcaagagTGTCAAAAATTAGGcggcagttttttttttatgagcgCCAAAACCTGCGTGGCTTATAGATTCATGATCTATATATAAGACAAGAAAACCCCCAATAGTGCAAAATGCCAAAAATAAAGTTCTTGTCAGGAGATAAAGTAAGTATCTCGATTTTTTCTTcgtttcataatattttttagcattgtttttcgtgtaatattgtttaaatatttaacttgttattcattttgataaatgattgatagttgattaatattttttattagtttttgatttttctcctTGCCGACAGTGATGACGGGGTGGTCATGACATGGATGCAAGTCTTCCATCCTTAAAATTgtcatttagttttttttttatttaatcctagtttttgttgaagtttttaCAATTTGTCCCCCCTAGGGTTCTTACTATACTTAATGGGACACATATaattttggtgaagtttttacaatttttccccttatataatttttttatttcttatagtgttCTTGTTACAATTATGGCTCACACATagctttgttgaagttttatattcCATCATTTTATTCcaagttaaattatttaaaggttCTTATTATGGTTatgacacacacatacataacttgagacaaattatatattctccttcaatataaaaataacttatttgtacttttttatgcaaattatatatgcTCCACAtggtttaatattttatttttttatttgtgtttcaaATTTGTATTAGTGATTCTAATATATCTTAtatgtttacatttaatttaacttttattgttatattaattttatttattaaatataaaaaaatttgtaggcAGGAGATGCTACAAGTAGTCCTCGTCTCAATTACCCACTCAATTTCATTTTAGCGATAATGATTCggtacaatttttataatatcatcttgttatatttttaaattattaaaattataaattgtattatttatttatctatttttctttattaattgatttagatagacactgacgtatttgtatattttattttgcagataaatttaaagccaattctGTGGATTGAAACtttagatttattataatatttgaaagttaatttttaaagatttgtagatcatttagacattgtttaaattaattttaaatttttaaaattataaattgtattatttatttatctctttttctttattaattgatttagatagacattaatgtatttgtatattttattttacagatAAGAGATCATCATGacaaatttaaagacaattaTACGGATTGAAaccttagctttattataatgtttgaaagttatttttaaaacatttgtagataatgttgacattattttaattagctggattttttaaatttttatgaataattttattaatattttattaagttatttatgcaaattaattttaaagaatttaaactatatctcatattttatttaattatatcatatataaatattttttaaattaatattgtgaaaaattatacaatattcTTCTACCAACATTTATAAAcgacatataattttaaaattagtaaaGATGAATAACTTTTACTAACATTTAGAAATATCGACTTAAATTGGTATTCATATATAATTgctattttattaaaccaatgtttacaaaaagtcgatataagtaatttaagagacctttaacaaatgttattatataacctctataacaacaatgataaatattgcaatatttcaaaattaatttgataaaaactTGTGGTGACATCTACAAAtgttgtaaaaaatataaaaaaaaagtgtttcttaagccatatacaaatgttggaataaaatccatattAAGACTATTTGCAAATGTTgggaaaatatcacaataaatgttggaatatatagGTACTGAAGTTTCTTGGAAATGTCACAACAAAGTATACCGACTATGGCAATTATGACATATAATCTACATTTGTTACAAAAGTCGGTATAGATTTATTCCGATGATTTTTTGCTATTTTACGACATATGTCAAATGTCACAAAAAtcctattttgttgtagtgtgttGATGACATTTAGTTAAAAGAATGCAATCTCGAAGTTGTTCCAATGCCCGGCCATAATTTCACGATGGCACCAATGGAGCCTCCAGCACATATGCGGATCCTTGATTTGGAAGTAATGTCCGCATAAGAATTCCCGGAGTACCCTTTATTGTATGCCGACACATTAAGCGGACCAACAACAAATGGAGATCTACATGTAGGCATGAGGTTTCGAAGCAAAGATGATGTTGTGACCACAATTAAGCATTACTGCTTACTCAAAATCTATCAAATACAAAGTTATCGAGTCCGATCCGACTCGATACTCCGGTAAATGCAAGTCATATGGTGATGGGTGCAATTGGAGGGTTCGCTGATCCTACAGCAAGTGGAGACAGCTTTGGGAAATTATAAAGTACACTGTGCCTCACACGTGCATCATCAATGATCTCGCAGAATCATTCGAAGCTAGATCAAACATGATTTGTCGCCAAATACAAGCACTAGTCCAACAGCAGCCAAGCATCAATGTATCGGTTTTAATAACAGAGATCAAGAATCGATACGGATACACACCGACATATTGGAAATTATGGACAGCTAAGCAAAAAGTGGTTGAAGAAGCATTTGGCAATTGGGAGGAGTCCTACAAcgaattaccaagatggctaTCAGCGTTGCAACAGTTTGATCCTGGGATAATAGTTGATCTTGAGACCAAACCGGCATACGATGGACCTTACCTGGTACATGATACTCGAATCTTTCATAGAGTTTTCTGGAGCTTCTTCACGTGCgtggaggctttcaaatattgcaaaccgGTCGTCCAGATAGATGGCACCCATATTTATGGCCAATACAAAGGCACTTTGTTGTTGGCAATCGCACAAGatggtaataaaaatatcctgctGATTGGTTTTACCATCGTGGAAGGAGAGACGTTGGGTGCATGGACTTTCTTCTTGCGCAACTTACGTTCTAGTGTAACACCACAACAgggaatatgatttatatcaAATCGCCATGAATATATCAAATCAGCTTTTAGATCACTTGGCCGTCAGATCAGTGCTCCTCGTGTGTACCATGTTTACTGCATCAGATATATCTCGGCCAATTTCATGAGTCGTTTTAGAAGCAAAGAAATGCAACGGATAGTTGTTAATATTGGCAAGTtacaagattaattttttttaatctaactcttacattgttgttaattattgaagTTATCTTAACTTTTTAAGTTCATTGTTGTAGGTTATTCGaaaaccattcaagattttaactacTGGTATGGTTTACTGCGGGACAACGATGCAGAGACGATGAGATGGTTGGATAACATATCGACTTGTCGAGTTGTTTGTAAGGAAAGATGTACAAGCGCAAGCTCAGATAACATCAGGCCTTATCTTCTCAGAATCACTAATGaaggtaatccaagaaaatcaacaagcagCATCCAGCATTTACGTTCGTTAATTCGACCGTGAAGAGAATTCATTCATGGTAGATGAGATGTCACCCCCACAATGTGGGGGACAAGCTAGCAGTTTTCGCATCAACCTAAGATTGCATTGGTGCGACTGTGGTGCTTTCAGACGCTACATTCTCCATGTCGCCATGTCCTTACAGCATGCTCGCATATTCGTCTACATTGGGAGGAATATGTTGACAATGTGTATGGGCTTCAGAcagtttttaatgtatatcataAAGAGTTTGAGCCAGTATCAAATAAGGGATATTGGAACCCTTATAATGGTCCACGTCTACGTCCTGATATTACGATGAGAAGACCAATGAAAGAAAGACCAAAATCTACAAGGATTCATAACAAGATGGATATTAGGGAAGGTGTCCAACAAAAACGTTGGGATTTATGTCGCAACGAAGGACATAGTCGCCGAAATTGTCCCAACATTGCCAGTTCAAGTAGTTGGTCATAATGTACTCTAAATGTCTTCTTTGTTGTAATGTTTTTATGATGTAAGCTTTCCATATATTTATAACATGCAATGACTTATCATTAAAGCCTTTTGTTAaagcatatgaagaaaaaacaaatgcaaggaaaaagtaaatttaaaaaatacacaacatagagcaccaagaaaaaaaaaactacagaTGGTTTTGCAcacacaataaagaaaaacGACAACTAATACAAGAGTCTACTCTTCCGTCTACGCTGCCACCTCTCAGTAAAACATTTAGTTGGATGGATATCTCTCTCAGGCAGTCTTTGTGGCCTAGCTAGGTCTTCGTGCTTGCTCGGCTAGTGGGTCGTCATCAGATGATTCATCCAAATCGTGTATTGCTGAGGCTGGAGTGTTCAAGTTCGCAGCAAAGTACAATGGGTTTGGAGGTTCCCAGTCTTGTTGCCGAAATAAACTTGAACGACTAGATTGTCCCCATTCCAAAGGTGGATGAGGTtgataatcaaataaattcCGCACAAAGTCCATCCCGAAATCAACCGAGTATCTGTTGGGCTCAACTGGAGGAAATCCATGGAGATAAGATGATCGAGTAACGTTGATATCATTTGATGAGTGAAATGACTGGTACCCTTCATGATGTGGTTATCGAGGAATATGTGCCTCATCGTGTTTGGCCCGAGAACTATGCCGATGACTTATTCGTACAAGAGGACTCGATGGTGGCACACCTACAACTACTGTTGAAAATGCTTTGAGAGGCGCTGGAAGATTGTTCCCTCTCGTACGAGGATCCAACAGGTCCTGATCTGTCGATAAAAATAGTATGGTGTTAGCAGTATACCAATCATAATATTCTATTGACATTGCGTTATTCCTGGCAGGAAAATGGAGGCTGAGGCAACGTGACGCTCTATCTCTCCGGTTTCCAATCCATCTTCTGTGCATCAATGCCCAATCTGTGTCAATCCTGTCACGAAGATCATGATCATGGGTCGGTCCAATGCAAACTGGATCGATAAGAACACCTTGGGCTAAGCCAAATTGTCTTGTTACTCGATCTGTTTGGTGCTACTCAACAACGTCGAAGCAAATCAATAATGTAAATGCAGTCGATAAAGGTCTGCCCAAGAAAATATCATGCGGCTTTTGTGCGATTATCTCGTTCGCATTGTAAGGCAGCCATATAAACTATTCAAAATTGTTTACCAAATAATCAACGATTATTAATACCTAAAATATGTGCATGAATTATcagtttttttaacaacattaccTGTCGCATTTCTAACCGATCTAATTACTGCCTATATACCTTCACATTGTGCTTGTTGCTGCGGCtatcatcatccacttcaatGTGCGCCCAcctaaaaaatgagaatgaattataattttaatttattacaatTGAGTGTAAAatgaatcatcaatttaatttgctCTCACCTACGAGCCAGAGGAAAGGATACAATAGCACGAGTTCGAGGGGATATACTTGAAATCTTGTACCATGCCCATAATTGAAGTAATATCATAGATCCATTGGTATTTTTCATATCCTTGTTGGATGCACGGTATAAAGACATGTACAGGGTTGCTAGACATGCTGAACCCCAACTGTATCTTTCTACTTCTGTAAAATCCCTCAGAAGTGGTAACTACTTCAGATGAACCTTGTTCTGAGACATATCTGGTATGAGGACACAACCGATAATCCTTAGGATATAGGCATGTGCATAATATTCTATTTTTCGTTGACCTACATCATATGGCAACATGCTCCGCCAGTGGGACCACTCCGAGCAACTCTGTACAGACAGCACTTCCAAAGCCGGAAGTCTACCATGATGACTTCGTGACCGTTAATGGGTAAGCCTAGTAATAGCGCCACATCTTCCAACGTGATTGTTGTCTCACCGCATGTAAGGTGGAACATGTGTGTTTCAGTCCGCTATCTCTCAACTAATGCACTCACAAGAGCGGCATCAATTcgaaaattaagaatttgagccGCATGATAGAACCCAGCTTCTCTTAAAATGTCTATGATTTCTGGAGAAGGCTCTACGATAGACATATGTCTACACCTAAGAACCTGATCAGGCTgtaaaaagttataaattaatcaatttcatattaaatgaaaaataaaataggttgacttgaaaaaaaaaatataagacacgaaaaaatcataaatctgAACATATGCcatcgaaaaattaaatatgattgaagagtAAACCATAAACATTGGTGTGTTATTTATGTAATACATCATCTATCTAacctaataatattaataattatgaaataatacaattattaatataaactaatgacttaatataatttttaataaaaaaaattaacctaataatatactaggttatctaagtaAACATGATTTGgccataatataataattattaatacaacaactaattatgacataatactaatgtcataatacaattattaataaaattaacctAAAAATATAGGGTTATCTATGGAAACATGTTTGGGGAGCTACTCagacaattattaatatgattaataattatgggataatacaattattaatataaaataatggcttaatacaattattaataaaaaaataacctaataatatattaggttatctaaataaacatgcttcaaggttaatataacaattattaatacaataattaattatgacataataaaattattcataaaacctaatgacataatacaattattaataataaaaaaattgactaaAAGTATAGttggttatctaattaaacatgattggggtgctaataagataattattaatagtattaataattatgacataatacaattattaatataaaataatgacttaatacaattattgataaaaataaccgaataatatactaggttatctaaatgaacatgcttcgaggttaatataacaattattaatataataattaattatgacataataaaattattcataaaacctaatgacataatccaattattaataattaaaaaaattaccctaaaaatatagtgggttatctaattaaacatgattgggccctaataagataattattaatatgattaataattatgacataatataatcattaatataaaataatgacttatacttttattaataaaaaaaataacctaataatatactaggttttctaaataaatatgcttcgaggttaatataacaattattaatacaataattaattatgacataatacaattattaataaaaaaattatcctaaaaatatagtgggttatctaattaaacatacTTGATGagctaataataattatgacataataaaattattatgtgaaactaatgtcttaatataattaataataaataattaatttcaaggttatccaagtatataaaaatattgccTTTTCCaacaaaatggatgaaatgtaATCACTCGGTAATCTTAAGAACGCCATCGAAAATTATCAATAGAAATCTCGTACATTTTAAGTATAAAACACTTGAACAATTAGAActtgaaaaataagattaaaatggGAGATAATGAGAATAGAGGGGGAGACAATAAGAAATGAgtattatataagaaaataataataataaaataattcaacgaaaatatatatatcagttaGTAAAATGTTAATATGgcagagggttttttttttcttttttaataaagccATTAGAGGTGATAAGGCCGTTAGTAAAGTgataaaacaattatatatatatatatatatatatatatatatatatatatatattctagtgGAAAACGGGAGAGAATCCCGtttccactttttttattaaaaaaaaaatggaaaacaggATTCTTTCACCTGttttctactttttatttttttttcttatttttttatttaataattaaaaaataaaaaaaaaattattttcccaaaaatactaaataatacCAAACATGCACATTTcgataatagttttttttacaacattgaaaaaataaaaagccacCGActacttgaataaaaaaagaggaaacAATTAAAGAACAAGGACAACACATCTTTCAATGACATCACATGCCGAAGAAAGATTAAGTACAATAAAAGTACACTGGAAACAAAATATGCACACcacaattatattaatttttaaaaaaattaagatataaatttttatcaaattacaCTGCAACGAAAAACTAAAACTGTTTTtggctaaaataaaaataaccaatttttttaatatatttgattccgataaaatctaataataattttattttatgattataaatATCAAACACCAAACAGTACAAATACTTGGACACCAAACAATACAAACACTAGTTTCCCTTAAACTATTTTCTGTCTAATGTGCCCTAATAATCAACTTGAAATAAGAACTTGAAGTCCCTTAGAAaacaaagaagcaaactgatCCATTATGGCTTTTGGCATCACAAAACCAAGCTCAATCCCACCTTGTTCATCTTTCCTCTCTGCAAGAGACATGGCTCCAGTCTTTGCAATGGAAACTACCTCAACCTTGCAAGGCTTCCCCCATCCAAAATCAATACCATAAACCCCAAATTTTGGAGACCCAGCAACAGTTAACAGCCTCCCATTTGCAACCCAAGCACCAAACTTCCTCATCCATCCCTCCACATCTCTTAGAACATCATGTCTGCATTCTTCAATGGTTGTAATAATTGCCTCACATGCAACAAGAACTCCATCTTGTCCGATGAGCTTTTCGACGTCTTCTTCGACGAAACCAGGACCGATGCAGTTGCCGAAGAAGTTGGCTGGCAGCGGTGGCTTCAACCTTTCCCTGCAATCAACTGTGAAACAAAAATTTGCTCTCTGTTGAGTTGAGTATCCTTGTGCTTTCACAAAGCAAACCCATGCATATGCACATGTAACAGCAAAACTTGATGGTGTCTTGTTCAACTTAGACTTTTTATAGAAGTTGTTCTTCAACCTTTGGATATGGTCTGAGTCAAGAGAGAATGTAGCACAAACAGGACTATCTGAAATTGCAGGTGCTGAAGAGACAGGACGTTGTTTATCTGCAGAGGGAGACAGTGAATCTTGGAGGAAAATAGAACAACATCCATGAGGATCATTAACTAGAGAATTATCAAACAAGGGAGGAGGTTGAAGTAGAGGCACAGCGCCTGAAGAGCTGCATGACAGAGCCCATGACTTGAAGAAATGCATAAAGCTGGGGCCGTCGCCGGCGATGTGGTTTAAGGCGATACCGATTGTGATGCCGGAGTACTTGGGAAAGAAGGTGACTTGCAAAGATAGTAGAGGTTTTGAATCATCTGAGAACTTGTCTAGGATTGGAACTAGATCAGGGTAAACATCATTGAAAGGATGAGGATGGTTGGATGAGAGAGCTTGGAAGTCAGCAAGAGACTCAGCAATGGTGAAGGGGACTGAGTCACCATGTTTGTAGTGTATGGCAAAGTCATTGGAGTTGGGAGAGAGTCTGATGAGCTTGCCTGCCAAGGGGT
It encodes:
- the LOC120275203 gene encoding phenolic glucoside malonyltransferase 1-like — translated: MEKANIIRILNETRVYPSSGCVDEATVPLTFFDAIWIHGQLVERIFFYPLPQQYTTDHFINSIIPSLTSSLSLTLHHFYPLAGKLIRLSPNSNDFAIHYKHGDSVPFTIAESLADFQALSSNHPHPFNDVYPDLVPILDKFSDDSKPLLSLQVTFFPKYSGITIGIALNHIAGDGPSFMHFFKSWALSCSSSGAVPLLQPPPLFDNSLVNDPHGCCSIFLQDSLSPSADKQRPVSSAPAISDSPVCATFSLDSDHIQRLKNNFYKKSKLNKTPSSFAVTCAYAWVCFVKAQGYSTQQRANFCFTVDCRERLKPPLPANFFGNCIGPGFVEEDVEKLIGQDGVLVACEAIITTIEECRHDVLRDVEGWMRKFGAWVANGRLLTVAGSPKFGVYGIDFGWGKPCKVEVVSIAKTGAMSLAERKDEQGGIELGFVMPKAIMDQFASLFSKGLQVLISS